GGTACACCTTCGCCGACTTACGGGAACGGTCGAATAAGTTCGGTAATGTACTACGCAAATATGGAATCGGCAAAGGCGACCGGGTGTTCATCTTCATGCCGCGTACCCCGGAGCTGTATTTCAGCCTGCTTGGCATTCTGAAGACGGGAGCAGTGGCAGGTCCGCTGTTCGAGGCATTCATGGAGACGGCGGTCAAGGACCGTCTGGAGGATAGCGGAGCGGTAGCGCTGGTGACTACCCCGGAGCTGCTGCACCGGGTGAAGCGGGAGCAGCTCCCAGGACTGCGCCACATCTTTGTAGTCGGAGCCTCTGCTGCTGAGGATTCCGGGCTGCTGAGCTATGAAACGGAAATGGCTGAAGCCTCCGCTGAGCTGGAACCGGAATGGCTGAGCCTGGAGGATGGTCTGATCATGCATTATACCTCCGGCTCCACCGGGAAGCCCAAAGGCATCTACCATGTGCAGAGAGCCATGATCCAGCACTATTATACAGGCAAGGTAGTCCTGGACCTGCGACCGGACGATGTGTACTGGTGCACGGCCGATCCGGGTTGGGTGACCGGAACCTCTTATGGGATCTTTGCCCCCTGGCTGAATGGAGTAGCCAATGTGGTCCGGGGAGGCCGCTTCAGTCCACTGGACTGGTATAAGACGATCGAACGCTTCGGGGTGACGGTATGGTACAGTGCGCCTACGGCTTTCCGGATGCTGATGGGGGCTGGCAAGGAGACGCTGGAGGGGATCGATCTCAGCAGTCTGCGCCATGTGTTGTCTGTCGGCGAGCCGCTGAACCCGGAGGTCGTACGCTGGGGCGACAAAATCTATCAGCAGCGGATTCATGATACGTGGTGGATGACCGAGACGGGGGCGCAGCTCATCTGCAACTACCCGGGAATGGACATCAAGCCCGGCTCCATGGGCCGGCCGCTGCCGGGGATTGAAGCGGCTATCCTGGATGACCACGGCAACATGCTGCCGCCGTATTCCATGGGCAATCTGGCCATCCGCACCCCCTGGCCGTCCATGATGGGCCAGGTGTGGAATAACCAGGCTAAATACGATGAATACTTCCGAATTCCCGGATGGTATATCTCGGGGGATTCGGCGTACATGGATGAAGACGGCTATTTCTGGTTTCAGGGCCGGATTGATGATGTAATCAATTCCTCCGGGGAGCGGATTGGACCCTTCGAGGTCGAGAGCAAGCTGGTGGAGCACCCGGCTGTCGCGGAGGCTGGGGTAATCGGCAAGCCGGATGTCATGCGTGGTGAGATTATCAAGGCCTTCATCTCACTGCGTGACGGATATAGTCCGACCGCTGAGCTGAAGGAAGAGATCGCGGCATTTGTCAAAGCGGGCCTGTCTGCCCATGCTGCACCGCGTGAAATCGAGTTCAAGGATAAGCTGCCCAAGACCCGGTCCGGCAAAATTATGCGCCGTGTACTGAAGGCCTGGGAGCTGCATCTTCCGGCAGGCGATTTGTCTACCATCGAAGACTAGGCAGATCTGGAGTGCAATCCATTAAAAAAGCCCGTTCCCCTTATCCCGGGGAACGGGCTTTTGAAGCTTATACTGAAGTCTGCCTGGTGAGCTTAACGTCCTGTATTGCCTGCTGCGTTAGTAGAGGTAGTACCACCGGCATTCCCGCTGGTACTGCCTGAAGGCTTCCCAGTGGTATTCCTGCTACCATTGCCTGCGGGCTTCCCACCGGTATTACCTGTAGCATTCCCTCCGCTGTTTCCGCCGGCTGCATTGGTACCGCCTGACGGAGTAGAATCATCAACGGCAGGCGGCTGAATAATGATCATGCCAGGATCTTCCGTACTGTCCGGGATGATTCCGGCGTCCGGTGTCGGCTCTGCCTCCGGCGTCTGTTCCGGAGTTGGTGTAGGCTCCGGTGTAGGCTTAATTCCGCCACCCACACTGCCGGAAGCAGTCTCATGTCCGGCTACGTCCACGGCAGCCACATAGAAGGTAGCGTTGGCGCCAGCCGGAGTTCCCGGCTTGAAGACGGTGCTCTCTCCAGCAGAGAGGACGGCCTGCTTCTGGAAAGATCCGCCGTTCAGGGAACGGTAGAGGCGGTAACCGACAACATCCGGAGAACCGCTTGGAGTGAAGGTAACTACAGCCTTGCCAGTACTGTAGGAGACTATAACTTCTCCGGGAGCACTTGGCCCGTTGCCGTCATCCACGCGCGGATCGACCTCGGACGGGTAGTCTGTTTTGGCATCCTGCGGCATGTAGTACGATAGTGACTCATGTGACTTCATCGCCGGGAAGGCGGCAAGCAGCTCTTTGACCAGCTCCTGAATCGGCTTCTCGCGCTTGACTACGATCTTCTCCTTCAAGAAATCTTCAGGAGTTCCTTCCAGAGGGATGTAGTTCACCCCGTTATAAGTGATGTATCTGGCATTGGAAATGCCGTCGTCGCTCTCCTTAGGAACAAATTTCGCGTTGAACAGATCCGTTGTGAATCTGTCCGTCAGCTTGGAAGGCTTCTTGCCGCTGTATGCCGAGACGGTCGCCTTGACGATACCCTCCGGCTGGGCGAATTCTTTCGTGGTGAACAGCTCGGGACGTTTGTCAATCACTGTATTCATTACCTTGGCCCACAGAGTCTGCGCCTGACGCTTCTGCGTATCCCCCTGAAGGGTATTGACCTGCTCTTTGTAGCCCACCCAAATTCCAAGGGTGACATCCGGAGAATAGCCCATGAACCAGACATCTCCGTAGTTCTGGGTAGAGCCGGTTTTACCGACAATCGGCACTTCCTTGAAATGCTTGTAGTTCCTCTTCACTGTAGTTGCTGTTCCGTCCGTTATTACGGTACGCAGCATATCCGTCATCAGATAAGCGGTCTGCTTGGAGAAGACCTGCTCCGGATTCACTTTATGCTGATAGACGATTTTGCCTTGATAGTCAACGATCTTATCGATCATGTATGCATCATTGAAGGCACCCTGGTTGCCGATAGAGGAGTAGGCATTGGTCAGTTCCTCCACCGACACCCCGTATCGCAGACCTCCGATAACCCCGGTCTGTGCGTTGTAGTCGTTATCCTGAATGGTGGTAATCCCCAGCTTCTTGGAGAAGGTCCAGGCCTTCTCGATGCCTACCTTATCATTGAAGAGCTTCAAGGCGGGCAGGTTCAGGGACTTGTTCAGGGCATAACGTGCAGTAACCAGACCCTGATAGCGGTTGTTGGCATTCTTCGGAATATGGTAGCCCTTGCCCCCGTCCTTCATGACAATCGGCGCATCATCGAGAATGCCGGCAGGCTGAATGAGCCCTGCATCCAGTGCAGGCAGGTACGCTGCTATCGGCTTCATGGTAGAGCCGGGCTGGCGGATCATTTGGGTAGCGTAGTTCATTTGCTCGATGTTGAAGTCGCGTCCTTCGATCATGCCGAGGATCGCTCCGGTCTTATTGTTAATCATAATGCCGGCCGTCTGTTCCTTGCCTCTGGCCTTACTGTCCTTCGTGAAGTTACTGCTGTCTTCGGAGATGGTGTGCATGGCACTGTACACTTTCTTATCAATGGTAGTGTACACCCGGTAGCCGCCGGTCATTAGCTGCTGGCGGGCTTCCTCCAGAAGCTGAGCAGAATTGGATGTGCTGGCAGTATTGCTGGCGGCGTTCTCTTCCTTCAGCTTGAGCAGGATTTCAGACGCCTTGCGTTCAGTCTCCATCATAAGATAAGGGAAGGTGGCATAAGCCTTCTTCGTATGTGGAGCAAGGGAGCCCTTGATGTCGAAGAGCAGGGCTTCGTCGTACTGGGAGGTGGTAATCTTGTTCTCCTCCAGCATCCGCCGCAGCACGAGCCGCTGACGGTCCATCGCCCGTCCGAAGGCCGTCTCGTTGAATTCGCCCACACCATTGAACGCGGAGTACTTAGAAGGGAGCTGAGGCAGGCCCGCGAGGTATGCCGCTTGGGCCACGTTCAGCTTCTCCAGATCATTAATGCCGAAGATGCCCTTGGCGGCAGCCTTGATGCCGAATACATTATAGCCGTTGGAACCGTTCCCGAAAGGAACCTTGTTTAAATAAGCCGTTAATATCTCCTGCTTGGACAAGAAACGCTCCAGCCGCAGTGACAGCAGGATTTCCTTCACCTTACGGTCTTCCGTACGATCCAGGTTCAGGAACACGCGCCGTGCAAGCTGCTGGGTAAGAGTGCTTCCCCCGGTCTGAGTGGATTCATTCAGCACCTTTTGCTTGACGGCCCGCAGGGTGCCACTGAAATCCACCCCTTTATGATTGTAGAAATTATTGTCCTCTATAGCGAGAACGGCATCAATCACTAGCTGTGGAATATCGTTGAATTCAATAAGTCTGCGGTCTTCTTCCGTGCGGAGCTGGCCGATCGGCTGTCCGTCACTGAAATAGGCAAAGCCAGTAATGGCGTTCAGCCCAACCTGCTGCTGGATTAGTTCTTCGGGCCGGACCGGGTCGTCCTTCACTATGGAAGTGACGTAGCCTGCTACGGCGCCGCCGGCAAACAGGCAGCCGAGTATACCGAGTATGAACATCCACTTCACAACTGAACCGAACCTGCGGAGCCAGGATCTGCGCGGTGGACGCTGTTTTGCGGTCTTCTTTTTCTTCTCCTCAACCATCGACGATAATCCTCCTTTTAACGGAACTATTATAGCACAATTTGGCGATTTTGAATGCGCTTCTGCCGGAGAGGATTTATAAAATAACCCCACAAAGTGGGGACTTCAGCTTCGATGATGACTCAGATACATTGCGGGGGCCCCAAAACATATAAAATCTTACCATAAAAAAAGCTCCCGGATAGAAATCCGGGAGCTTTGATCAGATTCCGCTGTAAGCGAATCTTAACGGTTGTAGAATTCGACGATTTGCTTCTCATCGATATCCTGGGACAGCTCGGCACGTTCTGGTAAACGAAGGAATTTACCTTCGAATGATCCGTCAGCATATTCCAGGTAGCCTGGAAGGTGGGAGCGGTTGTCGAGAGCTTCTTTGATAGAAGTCATAGTGCGGCTTCTTTCGCGGAGTCCGATAACGTCGCCAATGCTTACACGGTAAGAAGCGATGTCGACTTTTTTACCGTTAACGGTTACGTGGCCGTGGGATACCAGCTGGCGTGAACCTGCACGGGAGTTAGCGAATCCAAGACGGTAAACCAGGTTGTCCAGGCGGCTTTCGAGCAGGAACATGAAGTTTTCGCCCGCAATACCCTGAAGCTTTTGTGCCTTAGTGAAAAGAGTTTTAAACTGCTTTTCGCCTAGGCCGTACATGTGACGCAGCTTTTGCTTTTCCATAAGCTGCATGCCGTAGTTACTAATTTTTCTGCGTTGGTTAGCGCCGTGCTGTCCTGGTGGGAAAGGGCGTTTCAGGTCTTTGCCTGTACCGCTAAGGGAAATGCCCAGACGGCGGCTGAGTTTGAATTTAGGTCCGGTGTAACGTGCCATATTATAGTAGACTCCTTTTAATTAAAAAAATGTAGTGTAGGGCCTATTTGCGCCGCAATTCGTATCCGTGAAAGCGTTAAATGGTTCCACACTGCCGAGGGAAGTTCAGCCGCTGCCCTGACAGTAACGAAATGCGTAGAGGGTGACACAACGTTACGCCCAATAAGACTTGTTACAGTCTTGTTCATCAATAAATATTATATGAAAATGACAGTCAAAGTCAAGCGCAACTTAAAAGAGTTTTTGTCTATCTTTGTCGTTAGTTCTTTGGTCCTAAAAAAAATCCCGGTTTTGCGGAAAATATAATGCAATACCTAAAGAAAGGGAGTAAAATATAACTAATTGGATGTTATCGGAAAACTGTAATTTCAAATATCCTTACTATACTTATGCTGGATTGGTAATGTCTCTACTATAGAATTAGGGGGCGTGTTCCGGTCTGGCCTGATTGAAGATGCAAAGGAGGTCCTCTTTATGTCAGAGCAGGGGGCATACGGCCATAAGGATCGGGACAGCCGTATGCTGTTACAGGACAAGAGGCAATCAGGCGGAGAACATGAAGATCCCGCCGCCTGGCTGAGGGAGACGGATATCGTATCTCACGATTTCCCCTACGCCGCCAGCTTAATTGCCGAGAGCTTCAGGGAATGGCTGGGACAGGGAGTCCCCTCCTTCGCGAAGACCTGGAACTGGTGTGTACTGAATTATGAAGGTGATTGGATTGAGCCTGGCTCTGAATTCCGGCAGGGGCGCTGGAGAGCAGAGTGGGCAGAAGCGGCGGGAATCTGCCTGCAGACAGGTGGCATACATGCCGCCGAGGTTCTGGAGGAAGGACAAGCCTATACACTGCTGGCTTTGCCGGTATTTACGCGCGGGCACCGGGAGATATTTGCTGTGCTTGGCTGCAGGATGCCGGCGGATCAGTACGAAATGGGCGGAAGGCATACGGCCGAAGCGATGTCGATGCATTTCCAGACCTGTTTTTATCACCGGTTTGAACATGTGTTTGTCTCGGATCTTGCGGGTATTCATCTGCATACCGAGCGTGAGGGCAGCCGCCGTTCGCTGCTTTTTCAGATTGTTCAGCGCATGCATGACAACATCGATGTAGATGCCGTGCTGACTGAGGTTATTGACAGTATCGCGGCGATGTACCCCGGGGCGCGCCTTGATCTCTTCATGTCCCAGGATCACCGCAGCACGCATCCTCAGGTCAAGCCGCTTCCGCTGAAATGGGCGAGCAATGATGTCTGTGCCCGGGCCTTCAAGGATGGGCGGGTTATGCTTCATACCGGGCGTGAAGAGAATGGGATCATAGAGGTAGGGCTTCCGCTCGGCGGCAAGCAGGGGGTATACGGTGTGTTTCATATGATAATGGACAAGGCCTCCTTCCATGAGCTGGATCTCAGCTTCCTGACAATGGTCGCGGATACCGCCGGTACGGCCTTTGAGAACGCGAAGCTGTATGAACGCTCCAACCAGCTGATCAGGGAGCTGCGGATGAGCAATGAACTTACCCAGCGGCTGAATCAGAGCCTTAGGCTTGGTGATATTTTTCAGTTTGCCTTTGAAGAGCTGCTGGCCATGTTCGAGGCGGATTATTGCTGTATCCTCCATAAGAATGAAGAACGCGGCGGCCTTGAGGTTATAGCCTGCAACCATCTGCCGCTGCTGGGTGAAATGGTGGAGTCCGGTCATGGACTCGGCAGTCAGGTCTATGTTACCGGAGAGCCGCTTCTGCTCTCCGATTACAAGTATGCTGCGGGGCAGACTTCAGCGTTGATGGATGCTACCGGCTCACAGTCGCTGATCGCTACTCCGCTTAATGTGGGCGGGGAGGTGCGGGGGGCCATTATGCTGGCGCATAAGCAGGCCCACTTCTTCTCTTATGACAGCTACAGGCTGCTGCAGGCGATGGCTGGTCATATCGGGCTGGCTGTCGGAAATGCGAGACTGCATGCCGAGGTGCGCCGCCTGGCGAACCGTGATACGCTGACCGGTCTCTTCGCCCGCCACTATCTGGATGAAGAGATTAAGCAGCGGCAGTCCAGTGATTTTTGCGGAACCCTGATTGTGGTGGACATTGACCAGTTCAAGATGGTGAACGACACCTATGGACATCAGAAGGGGGACAAAATCCTGAAGCAGGTCAGCGACATCGTGAAGACCTCGATCCGTCAGGGAGATGTCGCCGCCAGATGGGGCGGGGAAGAGCTTGCGGTCTATCTGCCGCAGCTTGGAGTGCAGCAGGCCAAATTTGTAGGGGAGCGTATCCGCAAGCGTGTGATGGGAGAGACGGAGCCGCGAGTGACCGTCTCCTGCGGGATCGCCGAGTGGAGCTGGACCGATGACCGGGTCAGCGTTGAGTCTCTCTTTTACCGGGCGGACATGGCGCTCTACGAAGCCAAGAACAACGGGCGCAACCAGGTAGTAATCGATAACAAAACCGTAGAGAACAATTCGAAGAATCCTTGGGCCTAGGTCTTAAGGATTCTTTTTTGTGCAAATAATAAGGCCGCAAGTCGTTTCCGCTTGTCCCGGCGTATAAGCCCTGCATTCAGGGAGAACCTAGGTAGAATGCAGGTACACCCTAGTTTTTGCGGAAAGGGCTTGATGGCCATGATGAAATTGCTGTGCGCCCGCACGGGAATCCTTGTACTGCTGATGCTCGGCAGCCTTCCGTTCAGCGGGTGCGTGATGATGAAGGACAAACCGGCTGCGGAGGACTTGAATCTGGTTATGGCGGGGATGGATGGCAGTGACGGGGTGTCCTTTGAAGGGGCGGCTGCTCTGCTGATCGACGGGAAGACGGTCCC
This genomic interval from Paenibacillus sp. FSL H8-0332 contains the following:
- the acsA gene encoding acetate--CoA ligase gives rise to the protein MGQVQGEILPGRVQHSNMEDYSRAVDEFRWEDVERSFSWHGTGKVNMAHEAIDRHVEEGRGAATALIYSDAVREERYTFADLRERSNKFGNVLRKYGIGKGDRVFIFMPRTPELYFSLLGILKTGAVAGPLFEAFMETAVKDRLEDSGAVALVTTPELLHRVKREQLPGLRHIFVVGASAAEDSGLLSYETEMAEASAELEPEWLSLEDGLIMHYTSGSTGKPKGIYHVQRAMIQHYYTGKVVLDLRPDDVYWCTADPGWVTGTSYGIFAPWLNGVANVVRGGRFSPLDWYKTIERFGVTVWYSAPTAFRMLMGAGKETLEGIDLSSLRHVLSVGEPLNPEVVRWGDKIYQQRIHDTWWMTETGAQLICNYPGMDIKPGSMGRPLPGIEAAILDDHGNMLPPYSMGNLAIRTPWPSMMGQVWNNQAKYDEYFRIPGWYISGDSAYMDEDGYFWFQGRIDDVINSSGERIGPFEVESKLVEHPAVAEAGVIGKPDVMRGEIIKAFISLRDGYSPTAELKEEIAAFVKAGLSAHAAPREIEFKDKLPKTRSGKIMRRVLKAWELHLPAGDLSTIED
- a CDS encoding transglycosylase domain-containing protein: MVEEKKKKTAKQRPPRRSWLRRFGSVVKWMFILGILGCLFAGGAVAGYVTSIVKDDPVRPEELIQQQVGLNAITGFAYFSDGQPIGQLRTEEDRRLIEFNDIPQLVIDAVLAIEDNNFYNHKGVDFSGTLRAVKQKVLNESTQTGGSTLTQQLARRVFLNLDRTEDRKVKEILLSLRLERFLSKQEILTAYLNKVPFGNGSNGYNVFGIKAAAKGIFGINDLEKLNVAQAAYLAGLPQLPSKYSAFNGVGEFNETAFGRAMDRQRLVLRRMLEENKITTSQYDEALLFDIKGSLAPHTKKAYATFPYLMMETERKASEILLKLKEENAASNTASTSNSAQLLEEARQQLMTGGYRVYTTIDKKVYSAMHTISEDSSNFTKDSKARGKEQTAGIMINNKTGAILGMIEGRDFNIEQMNYATQMIRQPGSTMKPIAAYLPALDAGLIQPAGILDDAPIVMKDGGKGYHIPKNANNRYQGLVTARYALNKSLNLPALKLFNDKVGIEKAWTFSKKLGITTIQDNDYNAQTGVIGGLRYGVSVEELTNAYSSIGNQGAFNDAYMIDKIVDYQGKIVYQHKVNPEQVFSKQTAYLMTDMLRTVITDGTATTVKRNYKHFKEVPIVGKTGSTQNYGDVWFMGYSPDVTLGIWVGYKEQVNTLQGDTQKRQAQTLWAKVMNTVIDKRPELFTTKEFAQPEGIVKATVSAYSGKKPSKLTDRFTTDLFNAKFVPKESDDGISNARYITYNGVNYIPLEGTPEDFLKEKIVVKREKPIQELVKELLAAFPAMKSHESLSYYMPQDAKTDYPSEVDPRVDDGNGPSAPGEVIVSYSTGKAVVTFTPSGSPDVVGYRLYRSLNGGSFQKQAVLSAGESTVFKPGTPAGANATFYVAAVDVAGHETASGSVGGGIKPTPEPTPTPEQTPEAEPTPDAGIIPDSTEDPGMIIIQPPAVDDSTPSGGTNAAGGNSGGNATGNTGGKPAGNGSRNTTGKPSGSTSGNAGGTTSTNAAGNTGR
- the rpsD gene encoding 30S ribosomal protein S4 is translated as MARYTGPKFKLSRRLGISLSGTGKDLKRPFPPGQHGANQRRKISNYGMQLMEKQKLRHMYGLGEKQFKTLFTKAQKLQGIAGENFMFLLESRLDNLVYRLGFANSRAGSRQLVSHGHVTVNGKKVDIASYRVSIGDVIGLRERSRTMTSIKEALDNRSHLPGYLEYADGSFEGKFLRLPERAELSQDIDEKQIVEFYNR
- a CDS encoding sensor domain-containing diguanylate cyclase, which gives rise to MSEQGAYGHKDRDSRMLLQDKRQSGGEHEDPAAWLRETDIVSHDFPYAASLIAESFREWLGQGVPSFAKTWNWCVLNYEGDWIEPGSEFRQGRWRAEWAEAAGICLQTGGIHAAEVLEEGQAYTLLALPVFTRGHREIFAVLGCRMPADQYEMGGRHTAEAMSMHFQTCFYHRFEHVFVSDLAGIHLHTEREGSRRSLLFQIVQRMHDNIDVDAVLTEVIDSIAAMYPGARLDLFMSQDHRSTHPQVKPLPLKWASNDVCARAFKDGRVMLHTGREENGIIEVGLPLGGKQGVYGVFHMIMDKASFHELDLSFLTMVADTAGTAFENAKLYERSNQLIRELRMSNELTQRLNQSLRLGDIFQFAFEELLAMFEADYCCILHKNEERGGLEVIACNHLPLLGEMVESGHGLGSQVYVTGEPLLLSDYKYAAGQTSALMDATGSQSLIATPLNVGGEVRGAIMLAHKQAHFFSYDSYRLLQAMAGHIGLAVGNARLHAEVRRLANRDTLTGLFARHYLDEEIKQRQSSDFCGTLIVVDIDQFKMVNDTYGHQKGDKILKQVSDIVKTSIRQGDVAARWGGEELAVYLPQLGVQQAKFVGERIRKRVMGETEPRVTVSCGIAEWSWTDDRVSVESLFYRADMALYEAKNNGRNQVVIDNKTVENNSKNPWA